GGCAGCCGGCCAAGGTCAGGCGGTGCTGGATGTAGTGTGCCACCTCGTCTCGGGAGAGGCGGCGCAAGTCGTAATGCACCAGCACGCGCTGGCGGAGCTGGCGCAGGCGCTCTTCCTTCAGGCGCTCGCGCAGCTCGGGCTGGCCGATGAGGATGATCTGCAACAGCTTGTGCGAATCCGTCTCCAGGTTGGAGAGCAGGCGCAGCTGTTCGAGCGTTTCAAAACTCAGGTTTTGCGACTCGTCGATCAGTACCACGATGTTGCGCCCCTCGAGGATGAGCGCCAGCAGGTGCCGGTTGAGCTGCTCCAGCAGGTGGTGCTTGGAGCCGTGGACGGGCGTTTGCCCCAGCTCGGTCAGGATCGCCTCCAGCATCTCCGTCTCCGTGAGGCGCGGATTGAGGATGAGGGCGGTTTCGACGTTTTGCCCGGCCAGCTCGTTGAGCAACTGGCGGCAGATGGTCGTCTTGCCGCAGCCGACCTCGCCGGTGAGCACGATGAAGCCCTTCCGCTCGTTGATGCCGTAGCGCAAGTGTGCCAGAGCCTCCTGGTGCGTGGGGGCCAGGTAGAGGAAGCGCGGGTCCGGCGTGATGTGGAAGGGCATCTCCCGCATGCCGTAAAACTGCTGATACATAGAGATGAGCCTTAGCCGCGTTAACGGCGGATCGGAGCTCCATTTAAGGCGGGCCGCGTCGCATTGGGCAATCCTTAAGCGTGCCTCCCGTTGCGAGACCGTTGGGCAAGGCCCCGGCCGTCAACCGCTTCCGCCGGGCGGGCCGGGCTTGCGACCCAGCCCAGGCGCGCGTAAGAAAAAGAGATGGAAACTTACGTCGCCTGGCTCCGGGGCATCAACGTCGGAGGTGCCAACAAGCTGCCGATG
This genomic stretch from Verrucomicrobiota bacterium JB022 harbors:
- a CDS encoding AAA family ATPase produces the protein MYQQFYGMREMPFHITPDPRFLYLAPTHQEALAHLRYGINERKGFIVLTGEVGCGKTTICRQLLNELAGQNVETALILNPRLTETEMLEAILTELGQTPVHGSKHHLLEQLNRHLLALILEGRNIVVLIDESQNLSFETLEQLRLLSNLETDSHKLLQIILIGQPELRERLKEERLRQLRQRVLVHYDLRRLSRDEVAHYIQHRLTLAGCQGRPVFTPRAIARIHRRSQGIPRIINNLCDKSLLAAYVRNQDVVGYHEVGRAIRECELK